In Palaemon carinicauda isolate YSFRI2023 unplaced genomic scaffold, ASM3689809v2 scaffold194, whole genome shotgun sequence, a single genomic region encodes these proteins:
- the LOC137635902 gene encoding mucin-2-like, whose translation MMGLTADYPEQTSAALIPPTLSTSSNPPATAGSGNFTGPSTSGKPPTTVGPGNTPASPTSGSLPTTVGPKNTPASPTSGNPPTTVGPGNTPASPTSGNPPTTVGPGNTPVSPTSGNPPTTIGPGNTPASPTSGNPPTTVGPGNSPASPTSGNPPTTAKPEDTSPSPTSGNPPIPPQSSGQPNTIPAAQTSPLPTTIQSPTTAEVPTTIPPTVNPITTGQPPTITANPTTTLEPTTTTANPTTIPEPSTTIANPTSTLKPTTTTTNPTTTLEPTTTTANPTTTPEPTTITVNPTTTLEPTTTTENQTTTLVPLTTTTNPTTTLEPTTITANLTTTLEPATTTPNPTTILQPTTTTANTITTFAPSTTTANPTTTPKYTTTTANPTTTPEPPMTNANPTTTPEPTTTTANPTTTPEPTTTTANPTTTPQSITTTANPTTTPEPTPTAANLTTTPEPTAKTANPTTTPEPTTTNANPTTTPEPTTTTANPTTTLEPTTTTSTTTTANPTTTAEPTTTTANPTTTPEFTTTTVNPTTTPEPTTTTANPTTTPESTTTTTNPTTTLKSTTTTANPTTTPESSSTTANPTTTPESTTTTTNPTTTLKSTTTTANPTTTPESSSTTANPTTTPESTTTTTNPTTTLKSTTTTANPTTTPESSSTTANPTTTPESTTTTINPTTTPKSTTPSAEPLATV comes from the exons ATGATGGGCCTGACTGCTGATTATCCAGAGCAAACTTCAGCTGCTCTGATTCCACCAACGCTTTCTACGTCTAGCAATCCTCCAGCAACAGCAGGATCTGGAAACTTCACAGGCCCTTCAACATCTGGCAAACCTCCAACAACAGTTGGACCCGGAAACACTCCAGCATCACCAACGTCTGGCAGTCTTCCAACAACAGTAGGACCCAAAAACACTCCAGCATCACCAACATCTGGCAATCCTCCAACAACAGTAGGACCTGGAAACACTCCAGCATCACCAACGTCTGGCAATCCTCCCACAACAGTAGGACCCGGAAACACTCCAGTATCACCAACGTCTGGCAATCCTCCAACAACAATAGGACCTGGAAACACTCCAGCATCACCAACGTCTGGTAATCCTCCAACAACAGTAGGACCTGGAAACTCTCCAGCATCACCAACGTCTGGCAATCCTCCAACAACAGCAAAACCTGAAGACACCTCACCATCACCAACGTCTGGCAATCCTCCAATACCTCCTCAATCATCAGGGCAACCGAATACAATACCTGCGGCACAGACCTCACCTTTACCTACAACAATCCAATCTCCAACAACAGCTGAAGTCCCGACTACTATTCCACCAACAGTAAATCCTATAACCACGGGTCAACCTCCAACAataactgcaaatcccacaaccacactagaacctacaacaacaactgcaaatcccacaaccataCCAGAACCTTCAACAACAATTGCAAATCCCACATCCACACttaaacctacaacaacaactacaaatcccacaaccacacttgaacctacaacaacaactgcaaatcccacaaccacaccagaacctacaacaatAACTGTAAACCCCACAACCACActtgaacctacaacaacaactgaaaATCAAACAACCACACTTGTACCTTTAACAACAACTACAAATCCCACAACCACGCTTGAACCTACAACAATAACTGCAAATCTCACAACCACACTTGAACCTGCAACAACAACACCTAATCCCACAACCATACTtcaacctacaacaacaactgcaaataccATAACAACATTTGCACcttcaacaacaactgcaaatccaaCAACCACAccaaaatatacaacaacaactgcaaatcccacaaccacaccagaACCTCCAATGACAaatgcaaatcccacaaccacaccagaacctacaacaacaactgcaaatcccacaaccacaccagaacctacaacaaccactgcaaatcccacaaccacaccacAATCtataacaacaactgcaaatcccacaaccacaccagaACCTACACCAACAGCTGCAAATCTCACAACCACACCAGAACCTACAGCAaaaactgcaaatcccacaaccacaccagaacctacaacaacaaatgcaaatcCCACaacaacaccagaacctacaacgacaactgcaaatcccacaaccacacttgaacctacaacaacaact tctacaacaacaactgcaaatcccacaaccacagcagaacctacaacaacaactgccaATCCTACAACCACACCAGAGTTTACAACAACAACTGTAAATCCCACAACCACgccagaacctacaacaacaactgcaaatcctacAACCACACCAGAgtctacaacaacaactacaaatcccacaaccacactaaAGTCTACAACAActactgcaaatcccacaaccacaccagaATCTTCATCAACAACTGCAAATCCTACAACCACACCAGAgtctacaacaacaactacaaatcccacaaccacactaaAGTCTACAACAActactgcaaatcccacaaccacaccagaATCTTCATCAACAACTGCAAATCCTACAACCACACCAGAgtctacaacaacaactacaaatcccacaaccacactaaAGTCTACAACAActactgcaaatcccacaaccacaccagaATCTTCATCAACAACTGCAAATCCTACAACCACACCAGAGTCTACAACAACAACTataaatcccacaaccacaccaaAGTCTACAACACCATCTGCAGAACCCTTAGCAACCGTTTGA